From the genome of Hathewaya histolytica, one region includes:
- a CDS encoding ABC transporter ATP-binding protein, protein MDNNLIVVNNLKKHFKVGPKSILKAVDGVSFNIRKGETLGLVGESGCGKTTCGRTVMGLYNATEGEVLFDGVDVHKLNKKEKKEFTRRAQIIFQDPYASLNPRMTVGDIIGEGIDIHNLYKGQERTNRIYHLLNLVGLNKEHASRFPHEFSGGQRQRIGIARALAIEPEFIVCDEPISALDVSIQAQVVNLLIKLQKELGLTYLFIAHDLSMVKHISDRVGVMYVGHLVELAGSEELYAEPLHPYTKALLSAIPIPDPEIERTKERIPLEGEVPSPINPGEGCRFAGRCKYAKKECFEKTPELKEVKKDHLVACHLY, encoded by the coding sequence ATGGATAATAACCTTATTGTTGTTAATAACTTAAAAAAGCATTTTAAGGTTGGACCTAAATCTATTTTAAAAGCTGTGGACGGAGTAAGTTTTAACATTAGAAAAGGTGAAACTTTAGGTTTGGTTGGAGAATCAGGTTGTGGTAAGACAACATGCGGAAGAACAGTTATGGGATTATATAATGCCACAGAGGGAGAAGTATTATTTGATGGAGTAGACGTTCATAAGCTAAACAAGAAAGAAAAGAAAGAGTTTACAAGAAGAGCACAAATAATATTCCAAGACCCATATGCTTCATTAAACCCAAGAATGACTGTAGGAGACATAATAGGTGAGGGAATAGATATTCATAACCTTTATAAAGGGCAAGAAAGAACAAATAGAATATATCACCTGTTAAACTTAGTAGGATTAAATAAAGAACACGCATCAAGATTTCCACATGAATTCTCTGGAGGACAAAGACAAAGAATAGGTATAGCAAGGGCTTTAGCAATAGAACCAGAATTTATAGTTTGTGATGAGCCTATATCGGCATTAGACGTTTCTATACAAGCACAAGTTGTTAACCTATTAATAAAACTACAAAAAGAGTTAGGTTTAACATACCTGTTTATAGCGCATGATCTTTCAATGGTAAAGCATATATCTGATAGAGTTGGAGTTATGTATGTTGGACATTTAGTAGAACTTGCAGGAAGTGAAGAGCTTTATGCAGAGCCATTGCATCCATATACTAAAGCATTGTTATCTGCAATACCAATTCCTGATCCAGAAATAGAAAGGACTAAGGAAAGGATCCCACTTGAGGGAGAAGTACCAAGTCCTATAAATCCTGGAGAAGGTTGTAGATTTGCAGGAAGATGTAAATATGCAAAAAAAGAATGTTTTGAAAAGACACCTGAGCTAAAAGAAGTTAAAAAAGATCATTTAGTTGCGTGTCATCTATATTAA
- a CDS encoding ABC transporter ATP-binding protein translates to MNKILEVKDLEVSFHTYAGEVKSVRGVSFELNKGETLAVVGESGCGKTVTSKAIMRLIPEPPGEIKKGSKILFEGKNILDMSKNELRNLRGSEISMIFQDPMTSLNPTMTVGKQIAESLIIHRGMKKKEALEEAIKMLTLVGLPNADKRAKQYPHEFSGGMRQRAMIAIALACNPKILIADEPTTALDVTIQAQIMDLIGDLQKKLGTAVILVTHDLGVVADVAHKIQVMYAGQVIERGTTDEIFYNPKHPYTWALLQSVPRLETGNKEKLYALGGTPPDLIKPPVGCPFADRCDYCMDICKQAMPDTTKLSDTHEASCWLQHPYAPKVDVPKVIKERRE, encoded by the coding sequence ATGAATAAAATATTAGAAGTTAAAGACTTAGAAGTATCTTTTCATACTTATGCTGGAGAAGTTAAATCCGTTAGAGGTGTAAGTTTTGAATTAAATAAAGGTGAAACTTTGGCTGTGGTAGGTGAGTCAGGGTGTGGTAAAACAGTAACATCTAAAGCAATTATGAGGCTTATTCCAGAACCTCCAGGAGAGATAAAAAAAGGATCTAAAATATTATTTGAAGGAAAAAATATTTTGGACATGAGTAAAAATGAATTACGTAATTTAAGGGGATCAGAAATATCTATGATATTTCAAGATCCAATGACTTCATTAAATCCTACTATGACAGTTGGTAAGCAAATTGCTGAAAGTCTTATTATCCATAGAGGAATGAAGAAAAAAGAAGCTTTAGAAGAAGCTATTAAGATGTTAACCTTAGTAGGTCTTCCTAATGCTGACAAGAGAGCTAAACAATACCCTCATGAATTCTCAGGTGGTATGAGACAAAGGGCTATGATAGCAATAGCTCTAGCATGTAATCCTAAGATATTAATAGCAGATGAACCAACTACAGCACTAGATGTTACTATACAAGCACAGATTATGGATCTTATTGGAGATCTTCAAAAAAAGCTTGGAACTGCTGTAATATTAGTAACACATGATCTAGGGGTTGTTGCAGATGTAGCTCATAAAATTCAAGTTATGTATGCAGGGCAAGTTATAGAAAGAGGAACTACGGATGAAATATTCTATAATCCTAAGCATCCATATACTTGGGCCTTACTTCAATCAGTTCCTAGACTAGAGACTGGTAATAAAGAAAAATTATATGCTTTAGGGGGAACACCACCAGATTTAATTAAACCTCCTGTTGGATGTCCTTTTGCAGACAGGTGCGATTATTGTATGGATATCTGCAAACAAGCTATGCCAGATACTACAAAGTTATCAGATACTCATGAGGCATCTTGCTGGCTACAGCATCCATATGCACCAAAAGTGGATGTGCCAAAGGTAATTAAGGAAAGGAGGGAATAG
- a CDS encoding ABC transporter permease produces MSEITKNKIDITKEKFKFIEKDERYSEKILRPSMTYWQDAWRRLKQNKIAILALIVLAIITIMTIIGPTISGKNFAQTNNELINMSPSSQNWFGTDNLGRDLFSRVWRGGRVSIIIGIIGAIIDTVIGAIYGGISGYFGGTVDDIMMRIVEILISIPYLIVVILVSLIFGKGMFSLILAMTVTGWCGMARLVRGQVLQVKEQEYVLAATALGANSARVIKKHLLPNTLGIMIVSITFDIPSFIFGEAFLSFIGLGIQSPKTSWGALAATAQPNMMFYPYQLLFPSLMISLTMLSFQLLGDGLRDALDPKLRQ; encoded by the coding sequence ATGAGTGAAATAACAAAAAATAAAATAGATATAACTAAAGAAAAATTTAAGTTTATAGAAAAAGATGAGAGATATTCAGAAAAAATATTAAGACCAAGTATGACATACTGGCAAGATGCATGGAGAAGGTTAAAGCAAAATAAGATTGCTATATTAGCTTTAATAGTTTTAGCTATAATTACAATTATGACTATAATAGGTCCAACTATATCAGGAAAAAATTTTGCACAGACAAATAATGAATTGATAAATATGTCACCATCATCTCAAAATTGGTTTGGGACAGACAATTTAGGAAGAGATTTGTTTTCAAGGGTATGGAGAGGTGGAAGAGTTTCTATAATAATAGGAATTATAGGAGCTATTATTGATACTGTAATAGGTGCAATATATGGTGGTATTTCAGGGTATTTTGGTGGTACTGTAGATGATATAATGATGAGAATTGTTGAAATACTTATCAGTATTCCATATTTAATAGTTGTAATACTTGTATCCCTTATATTTGGTAAAGGTATGTTTTCTTTAATATTAGCAATGACTGTTACTGGATGGTGTGGAATGGCAAGGCTTGTAAGAGGGCAAGTTTTACAGGTTAAAGAACAGGAGTATGTATTAGCAGCTACAGCCTTAGGTGCTAATTCAGCTAGGGTAATAAAAAAACACTTACTTCCAAATACTTTAGGTATAATGATAGTTTCTATTACTTTTGATATTCCATCATTTATCTTTGGAGAAGCTTTCTTGAGTTTTATAGGACTAGGAATACAATCTCCTAAAACAAGTTGGGGAGCATTAGCAGCAACAGCACAGCCTAATATGATGTTTTATCCTTATCAATTACTATTCCCATCACTAATGATAAGTTTAACTATGCTATCTTTTCAATTGCTTGGTGATGGATTAAGGGATGCTCTAGATCCCAAATTACGTCAGTAG
- a CDS encoding ABC transporter permease, which translates to MGKFILKRLGYMILTLYITITITFFLIHAVPGDPLASLARNLPPQIKANYYAKYGLDKPVATQYGIFMKNLVLHGDLGESLTYPGRSVGETIKNYAPISGRIGIQAILMGFVIGVTLGIIAAFNRNKVPDYVVMFLAILGISIPSFVLAALLQYFFTVKFMILPSTGWGEIKHTILPTIAMSFGSIATYARYMRANCLDVLGQDYIITAEAKGVSKISLIVKHVIRNAILPAITILGPQIAMIFIGSFVIESIFSIPGLGQYFVSSVNDRDFTMIMGQTIFMSSLYIIALVVVDIVYGLVDPRIRLSSSSK; encoded by the coding sequence TTGGGTAAATTTATTCTTAAAAGATTAGGATATATGATTTTAACGCTATATATTACTATAACTATAACCTTTTTCTTAATACATGCAGTTCCTGGAGATCCTCTTGCAAGCCTTGCAAGAAATTTACCTCCACAAATAAAAGCAAATTACTATGCAAAGTATGGACTAGATAAACCTGTTGCAACTCAATATGGAATATTTATGAAAAATTTAGTTTTACATGGAGATTTGGGTGAATCCTTAACTTATCCAGGAAGATCTGTAGGTGAGACAATAAAAAATTATGCACCTATATCTGGAAGGATAGGTATCCAAGCTATTTTAATGGGATTTGTTATTGGAGTAACTTTAGGTATAATCGCTGCATTTAATAGGAACAAGGTTCCAGATTATGTAGTAATGTTTCTAGCTATATTAGGTATTTCTATACCAAGTTTTGTCCTAGCGGCATTGTTACAATATTTTTTCACGGTTAAATTTATGATACTACCAAGTACAGGTTGGGGAGAAATTAAACACACTATTTTACCAACAATAGCTATGAGTTTTGGTTCTATAGCAACTTATGCTAGATATATGAGAGCTAACTGTCTAGATGTTTTAGGGCAGGATTATATTATAACAGCTGAAGCGAAAGGTGTATCAAAAATATCTTTAATCGTAAAGCATGTTATTAGAAATGCAATACTTCCAGCAATAACTATATTAGGACCTCAAATTGCTATGATTTTTATAGGTTCATTTGTTATAGAAAGTATTTTTTCTATACCAGGTCTAGGTCAATACTTTGTATCCTCAGTTAATGATAGAGACTTTACGATGATAATGGGACAAACCATATTTATGTCATCTCTCTATATAATAGCTTTAGTAGTTGTTGATATAGTATATGGCTTAGTTGATCCAAGGATTAGATTATCATCAAGTTCAAAATAA
- a CDS encoding peptide ABC transporter substrate-binding protein yields the protein MKSKRLLSAVVSVSLLASAVLAGCGGSKGSENTAQQGEMDKEQYLNVVLGAEPKSLDASKASDSYSSQVLNEVMEGLTRVEQENGKDVVKPAGAEKWEKNEKGTEWTFYLRDNKWSDGKPVTAKDYVYGITRTLEQKTGSPYAFLLYPIKNAEKFNKGKVKNEELGVKAVDDKTIKFTLESPCAYFLDLTYFKVMHPQRQDIIEKSGDRYGTEKDTMVFSGPFVISNWTHNNKVELTKNKEYWDSKSVKLEKVTMKIIAQEPSRMSELFNGSLDMGAVTHPDWVKKFNDTGKFDVIKGYDGATVYKFFNQKDKYFKNAKIRKAFILAEDREGQAKTLFRGLATPAYAWCPPQVQIEGEEFRNIVTNDPIKKLKEENKDPKALLVEGLKEIGADQDPAKMDLTILQSGTDARAKEFAEFEQQNFKRVLGVNPKVEYVEWPIFQKRTDENNYQLAGMGWTGDYNDPMTFFDMFTSSAGVVSTGWSNKKYDELINKAGSTVDKKTRVEAFKEAENILLYDEAVVSPSIYRMRQTYARKYAKNIMVPLFGTVEFKYAYTKGR from the coding sequence ATGAAGAGTAAAAGGTTATTATCAGCTGTTGTTTCCGTATCATTATTAGCATCTGCAGTCTTAGCAGGATGTGGCGGAAGTAAAGGCTCTGAAAATACAGCCCAACAAGGAGAAATGGATAAAGAACAATATTTAAATGTAGTTTTAGGAGCTGAACCTAAATCACTCGATGCATCTAAAGCTTCTGATAGTTATTCATCTCAAGTTCTAAATGAAGTAATGGAAGGTTTAACAAGAGTTGAACAAGAAAATGGTAAAGATGTAGTAAAACCTGCTGGAGCAGAAAAATGGGAAAAGAATGAAAAGGGTACTGAATGGACATTCTATTTAAGAGATAATAAGTGGAGTGATGGTAAACCTGTAACAGCAAAAGATTATGTTTATGGTATTACAAGAACTTTAGAACAAAAAACAGGTTCACCTTATGCGTTCCTATTATATCCAATTAAGAATGCTGAAAAGTTTAACAAGGGGAAAGTAAAAAATGAGGAGCTAGGAGTAAAAGCAGTAGATGATAAAACTATAAAATTTACTTTAGAATCACCTTGTGCATATTTCTTGGACTTAACTTACTTTAAAGTTATGCATCCTCAAAGACAAGATATAATAGAGAAGTCTGGAGATAGATACGGAACAGAAAAAGATACTATGGTTTTCTCAGGACCGTTTGTAATTTCAAATTGGACTCATAATAATAAGGTAGAACTTACTAAAAACAAAGAATATTGGGATTCTAAATCTGTTAAACTTGAAAAAGTTACTATGAAAATTATAGCTCAAGAACCATCAAGAATGAGTGAGTTATTTAATGGTTCATTAGATATGGGTGCAGTTACTCACCCAGACTGGGTTAAGAAGTTTAATGATACAGGAAAATTTGATGTAATTAAAGGATATGATGGAGCTACGGTTTATAAGTTCTTCAATCAAAAGGATAAGTACTTTAAAAATGCTAAAATTAGAAAAGCGTTTATTTTAGCAGAAGATAGAGAAGGGCAAGCTAAAACTTTATTTAGAGGCTTAGCTACACCTGCTTATGCTTGGTGTCCACCTCAAGTTCAAATAGAAGGTGAAGAATTTAGAAATATAGTTACTAATGATCCTATAAAGAAATTAAAGGAAGAAAACAAAGATCCTAAAGCTTTATTAGTAGAAGGATTAAAAGAAATTGGTGCAGATCAAGATCCTGCAAAAATGGATTTAACAATTCTTCAATCAGGAACAGATGCTAGAGCTAAAGAATTTGCAGAATTTGAACAACAAAACTTTAAAAGAGTATTAGGTGTAAATCCAAAAGTAGAATATGTTGAGTGGCCAATATTCCAAAAAAGAACTGACGAAAACAACTATCAATTAGCTGGTATGGGTTGGACTGGAGATTATAACGATCCTATGACTTTCTTTGATATGTTTACTTCAAGTGCTGGGGTAGTATCAACAGGATGGTCAAATAAGAAGTATGACGAACTTATAAATAAAGCAGGAAGTACTGTAGATAAGAAAACAAGAGTCGAGGCATTTAAAGAAGCTGAGAATATTCTTTTATATGATGAAGCTGTTGTATCTCCTTCTATATATAGAATGAGACAAACTTACGCAAGAAAATATGCTAAAAATATAATGGTTCCTTTATTTGGTACTGTAGAATTCAAATACGCCTATACTAAAGGAAGATAG